The Zobellia alginiliquefaciens genome contains a region encoding:
- a CDS encoding PQQ-dependent sugar dehydrogenase, whose protein sequence is MQNSVLTIALAAITLSYSCAQDTENKVDTPQNTPYTAQLLIDELQTPWGFVFLNENELLITEKSGELIHYKNGEKTNVKNVPEVYQRGQGGLLDIELHPDYKTTGWIYISYASEEGEEKGGHTALMRCKLSDNTLTNKEVIYKASPNTTKGQHFGSRIEFDNDGYLYLSIGERGARDENPQDITRDGGKIYRFYDDGRIPEDNPFVGKEGAKTAIYSYGHRNPQGLIKHPETGEIWDNEHGPKGGDEINIIKAGANYGWPVVTYGVNYSGTSITDKTEMEGMTQPIHYWVPSIAPSGMAFVTTDNYKNWKGSILVGSLKFQYMERLEMEGTKVVKREKLLTDLGRVRDVKEGPDGLIYVAIEGKGIYKLAPKP, encoded by the coding sequence ATGCAAAATAGTGTATTAACGATAGCCTTAGCTGCGATAACTCTTAGTTATTCTTGCGCTCAAGATACTGAAAACAAGGTAGATACCCCACAAAACACCCCGTACACCGCTCAACTACTGATCGATGAACTGCAGACTCCATGGGGTTTCGTTTTTTTAAACGAAAATGAGCTTTTGATTACCGAAAAATCCGGAGAACTGATTCATTACAAAAACGGAGAAAAGACGAATGTAAAAAACGTTCCCGAAGTATACCAAAGAGGACAAGGTGGACTGTTAGATATTGAATTGCATCCAGATTATAAAACTACGGGGTGGATTTATATTTCTTATGCGTCAGAAGAAGGGGAAGAAAAAGGTGGGCACACGGCATTAATGCGATGCAAACTAAGTGACAACACACTGACTAACAAAGAGGTAATTTACAAAGCTTCTCCAAATACAACAAAAGGCCAACACTTTGGTTCGCGTATTGAATTTGATAATGATGGCTACTTATATCTATCCATTGGTGAACGTGGTGCACGAGATGAAAATCCACAAGACATAACCCGCGATGGTGGCAAAATTTATCGATTTTATGACGATGGAAGAATTCCTGAGGATAATCCCTTTGTAGGGAAAGAAGGTGCCAAAACCGCAATTTACAGTTACGGACACCGAAATCCACAGGGCTTGATTAAACATCCTGAAACCGGTGAAATATGGGATAATGAGCATGGTCCAAAAGGCGGAGATGAAATAAATATTATTAAAGCAGGTGCCAATTACGGATGGCCTGTGGTTACCTATGGTGTAAACTATAGTGGCACTTCTATCACGGATAAAACCGAGATGGAGGGCATGACACAACCTATTCACTATTGGGTGCCTAGCATAGCACCAAGTGGCATGGCGTTCGTAACTACGGATAATTATAAAAACTGGAAAGGTAGTATTCTTGTAGGTTCGTTAAAATTCCAATACATGGAACGTCTAGAAATGGAGGGTACCAAAGTTGTAAAAAGAGAAAAATTATTGACGGATTTAGGTCGGGTGCGAGATGTAAAAGAAGGTCCTGACGGGTTAATTTACGTAGCCATCGAAGGAAAAGGAATTTACAAACTAGCGCCTAAACCCTAG
- a CDS encoding T9SS type B sorting domain-containing protein, which translates to MLPKKTQRILYALLLMTFSVVCTSAIAGKKAFNIYAEVASAVKEVVSVKSEAANSAKSISTKALKSSTAKEAAAAPMFSTIIQNADEEVGCTANGFTVARFNLCGDSDDEIISLSGSYSNVSWQVLGGSCSPDINQDCPNTNISCYTEVANTDTFQLDASSISATSGAEYRVVADGQQYFFKVKKSTISYGVSSKDYVCNNPGRIEITGLPNSYQFNLSEGGSVVRPYQSSSIFSNLDPGTYTVKARLNISGQVCEYLIGPIEIEPVDIEIDVTFTNPTCSGETGSIDVTVNPEVPGPYVYTLLDDSGAEIEFTSTISSNTYTFGAVSEGTYAVKVETNDCKEDIPNGIAAPIQYTDTSGNPITVGTGLSPITVITDTNGMSFGCSTISSVDIDVTPSGGSGTYSYTVSDGGNSGGNFTGTSSYTVTSPGTYTFYITDDQGCTAEKSEYVAELEAPDVTASDIVGTCTNGGGKVDFNVIDPKGFNLEFRATNNAGDPFTSSSTIPVADGTYNIVEVQYSQGAFTCVLSLPAVTVTSAGGLSSTASMTQDYTCINGGGIIDFTPATGGSGTGYEYSVDNVTFQSGTTFTGLTPGSYIPYVRDDAGCLQALGPIDITEPTPPDSITFAQDNLDCSTGTSRVTVDVLPATYTVTQYEIVSSNPSTTLPPAQASNVFPGLDLDTSYQFEITDDSGCTHTASFTTGGFSTIRARVKSGGDRRVCPSATDGNGAFLIDGFAVDYDYTIVQLPGTTITSGTSTDQEIPITGLGAGTYEITVTDNDTNCTSTASFDVIEAATPLSVTGAVTDMSCQNNNIGRVTGTGVGGFGGYRYELEWPGGTLQGPKTGRTFGNLTEEGTYTLTVIDSEGCTASTTFSLTSLDAPTIAEGTIDYCYSATNQGEISVTSTAGSAALGTHQYRINGGSLVGTGGTHTFTGLVPGNYTIEVVDGNGCTASTSSIRIPPQVQVSLDIASEIPCGGDGEMEISINGGDISNLGATSYTIEYRDVSPNPFTPVSGHDGVQLPSGNFNYTVPFGNHGDYQVTVTDSNGCANTSEIITFEEPTNIAATHRIEGPSCGDPNSGFVEVIPTVSSGIPPFEVVFAPAGNLTANPSNPDPTLTYVFSDQTIYSGLVAGNYEYVVKDARNCVTAVIPLTVADDTRPSPDVIATPIDATCSPGSPGALSGGVTIGLPTPGVEDYTVIIEDNFGNPFYTQNNVADSDFSLTVTDPSLVPGNYQLIVLDSRGCRDIEAFTIGTLSLDIVPTFPPPPAICSPGGTTVCVDIVNGSGSYEIRLADPDPLVGWTTPSNPPANHCFNNLLWGVSYTVEVRDLGTGCTYEEVITLPDGPGGDVDIVVDNATCRNGDVGVNYNITSGTAPFDVVITNLDTGEVVYTDLGTSLTTMASAISVPGGRYGVSVEDDGGCSYGDEGEAILLAPRVDIISNENANCNALGQLTVRGSGGTPYASGSPYLYAYVPAGTPVDNDGTATPSDSSDDFSDASTVALPGALAPGIDYDIWVKDANDCAYRISAAVIQLNPDLPAPTISVDNQCDVTTPVGGFTITVEVPGDIDTPTFTLNGESQTPAYVAGTPTQATFTVNNIGSYPVNVIDANGCDVDDVAEVYQVLSASGDFSSEPSCEETDGEITITADGGSGDFTYVLTGTDIFGSPVNITDPNNDGIFPSIAAGDYQVEVTDNQVTDGINPCTFTVNGIVRSAPTSPDIDETGATDVSCNGLNDGSISASLIAGTDVDGIKEYNLYNSDLASMPSNYDNSSRIDDNLSGSFSNLAPGTYVLEVVTDRNCYDREEVIIGEPPVFTVDASAGTLLCEVGANRFSTTILTATVSGVGNGSDYGFKINATDSYQTTSSNTMDFEIVDNGSVQTINVYAIDSNGCEYISADVTISPPSNVTGVITQESAMDCENPETIRIDVTGTTDFSIVDQGNSVMPVTTEVVNGATFAILDLPMSSGEYRLQINDNGGCNYPLEPYNVDEPVLPTVTITESQAVGCFGATDGELTIDVSGFTGVYEYWVYESSDPGFTGGAFGTPVAGNSTGLIDTAIDGNPAVITGIEGGNHRVVIREQGKTVTGCNVFSNVTVLNTPNGTLAITSLDEIGRVGCTNDLGEIVATTQGGWDASPYEYMLEYESTVGSGFTPHSNPAYADFANNGTNDTFTGLSSGNYRVTVRDIEGCTHSREIELVALPPIEVEAIITRELECPTGNDAIIVAVEPGTTNPGAIGGEPGAGYQYRLLHLGSNDNTDIDSMTGYQNDPEFSGTSGVIPGGWYAVEVASTLNCGVVSAPIQVIPPPPINPALIQTSVPACGNAATMMIRVNNPQGGTYEYSVNGSGGPWTLISGTDSNGLPVATGIPGTIGNSYRYEVRKVGSLSSCLAVKTNGITITDAEPLSIDINSPTFDVSCAYEVDGRIEGIANGGTGIYEFRIYNSDPGSDAFAAETMPTYQNRTMQDFGTFENLDAGDYWISVISRANCGVVEGPFTIDPAIPVNIVESSTPTTCYGEDDGTITMEVTSATAGLVQFAIEPNLSEFFSDPDNPTVYTFTDLPANTPSNPTYTVLAQDAEGCPQTFEITVTEPEELEVTDFSTTPETCIGFEDGTAQITITGGTPFVDPTTLDEYYETRLVGPNSDGTEVFLRNDNLYFDNLIGGEGYIVFVQDANGCSTNVFIPIDIGVDLTAEPLVQYGCEGIFPNSTASVQMQEESLIPELLFALNPIDPTDAITALATTERSWGDLPAGDHTVYIYHENGCTNFVEFTIEAYDPLTLVAEKTGPNEITATAEGGFGGYEFFFDGQSYGSEGLYTTTESGEVEIRVVDQNGCVAVAVIPFEFTGMLEIPNFFTPNGDNENDFWAPGNREFFPDIEVIIYDRYGRVVAELDQVSEWDGLYDGKELPTGDYWYVVNQNDDRDIRYVGHFTLYR; encoded by the coding sequence ATGCTCCCAAAAAAAACACAGCGTATTCTGTACGCGCTACTGTTAATGACCTTTTCAGTGGTTTGTACTTCTGCTATAGCCGGCAAGAAGGCCTTCAATATCTATGCTGAAGTAGCCTCTGCCGTTAAAGAAGTAGTTTCAGTTAAAAGCGAAGCTGCCAATAGTGCCAAGTCTATTTCAACCAAGGCTCTAAAAAGTAGCACGGCTAAAGAAGCCGCTGCCGCTCCTATGTTTTCGACTATTATTCAGAATGCAGATGAAGAAGTGGGTTGTACGGCCAATGGTTTTACAGTGGCACGTTTTAATCTTTGTGGTGATTCTGATGATGAAATTATTTCGCTTTCCGGTTCATACTCTAATGTTTCGTGGCAAGTCCTAGGAGGTAGTTGTAGTCCTGATATAAACCAAGATTGTCCCAATACAAATATATCCTGTTATACGGAAGTAGCTAATACGGATACTTTTCAATTAGATGCGAGTAGTATTTCAGCTACCTCTGGAGCAGAGTATCGTGTTGTTGCCGATGGGCAACAATACTTTTTTAAGGTTAAGAAAAGTACTATTTCATACGGCGTTTCTTCTAAAGATTATGTTTGTAACAACCCTGGTAGAATTGAGATTACAGGTCTTCCCAACAGTTATCAATTTAACCTTAGCGAAGGAGGATCGGTTGTAAGGCCTTATCAATCTTCTTCTATTTTTTCAAATTTAGATCCAGGTACCTATACCGTAAAAGCAAGATTGAATATTTCCGGGCAGGTATGTGAATATTTAATTGGCCCTATTGAGATTGAGCCAGTAGATATTGAAATTGATGTAACATTCACAAATCCTACATGTAGTGGAGAGACAGGTTCAATAGATGTAACGGTGAATCCTGAAGTTCCTGGTCCTTATGTGTATACTTTATTAGATGATAGTGGAGCGGAAATAGAGTTTACTTCAACTATATCTAGTAACACCTATACGTTTGGAGCTGTTAGTGAAGGTACGTATGCAGTTAAAGTAGAAACAAATGATTGTAAGGAAGATATTCCAAATGGAATTGCAGCTCCAATTCAATATACGGATACTAGTGGAAACCCAATTACGGTAGGAACAGGGCTAAGTCCTATAACTGTCATTACGGATACCAATGGTATGAGCTTTGGATGTTCAACGATTTCAAGTGTAGATATAGATGTTACACCTTCTGGAGGTTCGGGTACGTATAGCTATACGGTAAGTGATGGAGGAAATTCGGGCGGTAACTTTACAGGAACTAGCTCATATACGGTTACCAGTCCAGGTACCTATACATTTTATATTACCGATGATCAGGGATGTACAGCGGAAAAATCTGAATATGTAGCGGAATTGGAGGCGCCGGATGTTACAGCATCTGACATAGTAGGTACGTGTACCAATGGAGGTGGAAAGGTAGATTTTAACGTTATCGATCCTAAAGGTTTTAACTTAGAATTTAGGGCTACCAATAACGCTGGCGACCCTTTTACAAGTTCTTCTACCATACCTGTTGCTGATGGAACTTATAATATTGTAGAAGTTCAGTATTCTCAAGGAGCTTTTACTTGTGTATTGTCTCTGCCTGCGGTTACGGTTACGTCAGCAGGTGGCCTGAGCAGTACGGCTTCAATGACCCAAGACTATACTTGTATCAATGGAGGAGGAATAATCGACTTCACACCGGCAACTGGTGGTTCAGGTACCGGGTACGAATACAGTGTGGATAATGTAACCTTCCAATCCGGAACTACGTTTACTGGTTTAACGCCAGGCAGCTATATTCCTTACGTAAGGGACGATGCAGGGTGTTTGCAGGCATTAGGACCAATAGATATCACGGAGCCGACACCACCGGACTCCATAACTTTCGCTCAAGATAACTTGGATTGTAGTACAGGGACCAGTAGGGTTACTGTTGATGTTCTTCCGGCAACTTATACGGTTACACAATACGAAATTGTTTCATCTAATCCTTCTACGACACTTCCTCCAGCGCAGGCAAGTAATGTTTTTCCTGGTTTGGATTTAGATACTTCGTACCAATTTGAAATTACAGATGATAGTGGTTGTACCCATACGGCAAGTTTTACAACCGGTGGATTTAGTACTATTAGAGCTCGTGTAAAATCTGGTGGAGATAGAAGAGTTTGTCCTTCTGCTACAGATGGGAACGGCGCATTTTTAATAGATGGTTTTGCTGTGGATTATGATTATACCATAGTTCAATTACCTGGTACTACAATTACTAGTGGAACCAGTACAGATCAAGAAATTCCCATTACGGGTCTAGGTGCCGGTACTTATGAAATTACAGTAACCGATAATGATACCAACTGTACTTCAACTGCGTCTTTTGATGTAATAGAAGCTGCAACTCCGTTAAGTGTTACCGGAGCGGTAACCGATATGAGTTGTCAGAATAACAACATTGGTAGAGTAACAGGAACAGGTGTTGGCGGCTTTGGCGGATATCGTTATGAATTGGAATGGCCAGGAGGAACTTTACAAGGCCCAAAAACAGGAAGGACTTTTGGTAATTTAACGGAAGAAGGTACATATACCTTAACGGTAATAGACTCTGAAGGATGTACGGCTTCAACGACTTTTTCGTTGACTAGTTTAGATGCCCCAACTATTGCAGAAGGAACAATAGATTATTGCTATTCAGCCACTAATCAAGGAGAGATTTCGGTTACGTCAACGGCGGGATCCGCAGCCCTGGGTACACATCAATATCGTATTAATGGTGGATCATTGGTAGGAACCGGTGGCACACATACGTTTACAGGTTTGGTACCGGGTAATTATACTATTGAGGTAGTAGATGGTAACGGTTGTACGGCATCAACATCATCAATTAGAATACCACCGCAGGTTCAAGTTAGTTTGGATATAGCAAGTGAAATACCTTGTGGAGGAGATGGAGAGATGGAAATAAGTATAAATGGAGGCGATATTTCCAATTTGGGTGCCACATCATATACTATTGAGTATCGTGATGTAAGCCCTAATCCCTTTACACCCGTATCGGGCCATGATGGGGTACAGCTACCTTCTGGGAATTTCAACTATACAGTTCCTTTTGGAAACCATGGAGATTACCAAGTAACAGTTACCGACTCCAATGGATGTGCCAATACTTCAGAAATTATAACTTTTGAAGAACCTACGAATATTGCTGCTACGCATAGAATAGAAGGTCCAAGTTGTGGTGATCCAAATAGCGGGTTTGTTGAGGTTATACCTACAGTATCATCTGGTATTCCTCCATTTGAGGTCGTTTTTGCTCCCGCTGGGAACTTGACTGCCAACCCTAGTAATCCGGATCCGACATTAACTTATGTATTCTCTGATCAAACTATATATTCAGGATTAGTAGCCGGTAACTATGAGTATGTTGTTAAGGATGCTAGAAATTGTGTCACGGCAGTAATTCCTTTAACGGTAGCCGATGATACTCGTCCCTCTCCGGATGTTATCGCAACTCCAATTGATGCTACCTGCTCTCCCGGTTCTCCCGGTGCACTATCAGGTGGAGTAACTATTGGTTTGCCTACTCCTGGTGTAGAGGACTATACCGTAATAATTGAAGATAATTTTGGAAACCCCTTCTATACACAAAATAACGTAGCGGATTCTGATTTTTCTTTAACCGTGACGGACCCTAGTCTTGTTCCAGGTAATTATCAGTTAATTGTATTGGACTCAAGAGGGTGTAGAGATATTGAGGCGTTTACTATTGGTACCTTAAGTTTGGATATTGTTCCAACATTTCCACCACCGCCAGCAATTTGCTCTCCGGGAGGAACTACAGTTTGTGTAGATATCGTAAACGGATCAGGTAGTTATGAAATACGATTGGCGGATCCGGATCCATTAGTGGGATGGACTACACCAAGTAACCCGCCTGCAAACCACTGTTTCAACAATTTGTTGTGGGGAGTGTCCTATACTGTTGAGGTGCGTGATTTAGGTACAGGTTGTACCTATGAAGAAGTAATTACCTTGCCAGATGGCCCAGGAGGAGATGTTGACATAGTTGTGGATAATGCCACATGTAGAAATGGTGATGTTGGTGTAAATTATAATATTACCTCAGGTACCGCTCCGTTTGACGTGGTTATAACCAATCTTGATACAGGTGAGGTTGTCTATACGGATTTAGGTACTTCTTTAACCACTATGGCATCTGCTATTTCAGTTCCTGGTGGTAGATATGGGGTCTCTGTTGAGGATGATGGAGGTTGCTCCTATGGAGATGAGGGCGAAGCAATTTTGTTGGCTCCACGAGTTGATATTATTAGTAACGAAAATGCAAACTGTAATGCCCTGGGTCAGTTAACGGTCAGAGGTAGTGGAGGTACGCCTTATGCATCTGGAAGTCCATATTTATATGCCTATGTGCCAGCGGGTACTCCTGTAGATAATGACGGAACAGCCACGCCAAGTGATTCTTCCGATGATTTTAGTGACGCTTCTACGGTTGCACTGCCTGGTGCATTGGCTCCCGGTATTGATTATGATATTTGGGTAAAGGATGCCAATGATTGTGCCTATAGAATTTCTGCAGCGGTTATACAGTTGAATCCTGATTTACCAGCGCCAACCATTAGTGTTGATAACCAATGTGATGTTACAACTCCCGTAGGTGGCTTTACGATTACTGTAGAGGTTCCGGGAGATATAGATACACCTACCTTCACTTTGAATGGTGAGAGTCAAACCCCTGCATACGTAGCTGGTACGCCTACTCAAGCTACGTTTACGGTAAACAATATAGGTTCTTACCCTGTAAATGTTATTGATGCCAACGGATGTGATGTGGATGATGTGGCAGAGGTATACCAAGTGTTATCGGCTTCAGGAGATTTTTCTAGTGAGCCAAGTTGTGAAGAAACGGATGGAGAGATTACAATTACGGCAGATGGCGGTAGTGGCGATTTCACCTATGTACTGACTGGTACGGATATTTTTGGTAGTCCCGTGAATATTACCGATCCTAACAATGACGGTATTTTTCCAAGTATTGCTGCCGGAGATTATCAAGTAGAAGTGACTGATAATCAGGTTACAGATGGGATAAACCCCTGTACATTTACGGTTAATGGTATAGTGAGGTCCGCTCCAACGAGTCCGGATATTGATGAAACGGGAGCTACCGATGTAAGTTGTAATGGTCTAAATGATGGAAGTATCTCGGCGTCATTAATTGCGGGAACTGATGTAGATGGTATTAAAGAGTACAACTTGTATAATAGTGATTTGGCTTCGATGCCTTCAAACTATGATAACTCATCTCGCATCGATGATAACTTATCAGGTTCTTTCTCAAACCTAGCTCCAGGTACCTATGTATTAGAGGTGGTAACGGATAGAAATTGCTATGATAGGGAAGAAGTGATTATTGGTGAACCGCCAGTTTTCACTGTAGATGCGTCGGCAGGTACATTATTATGTGAGGTTGGAGCGAACAGATTCAGTACAACCATCCTGACCGCTACGGTTAGTGGAGTTGGTAACGGTTCTGATTATGGCTTTAAAATCAATGCTACGGATAGTTATCAAACTACAAGTAGTAATACTATGGATTTTGAAATTGTAGATAATGGATCAGTCCAAACTATTAATGTATATGCCATAGATAGTAATGGTTGTGAATATATTAGTGCAGATGTAACTATTAGTCCTCCTAGTAATGTAACGGGGGTAATTACACAAGAATCTGCTATGGATTGTGAAAATCCTGAGACTATCAGAATAGATGTAACTGGTACAACTGACTTTAGTATAGTTGATCAAGGTAACTCGGTAATGCCTGTTACTACGGAAGTTGTCAACGGAGCTACTTTTGCCATATTAGACTTGCCAATGTCATCTGGTGAATACCGTTTGCAAATAAACGATAATGGAGGATGTAACTATCCATTAGAGCCATATAATGTAGATGAACCGGTATTGCCTACTGTTACTATTACGGAATCACAAGCTGTGGGTTGTTTTGGCGCCACAGATGGTGAGCTAACAATTGATGTAAGCGGATTTACGGGAGTATATGAATATTGGGTTTATGAATCCTCTGACCCAGGATTCACTGGTGGAGCTTTTGGAACACCGGTTGCTGGAAACTCAACAGGATTAATTGATACCGCAATAGATGGAAACCCTGCTGTAATTACGGGTATTGAAGGCGGTAACCACCGTGTTGTGATTCGTGAACAAGGAAAAACAGTAACGGGTTGTAACGTATTTAGCAATGTAACCGTTTTGAACACGCCTAATGGCACCCTCGCTATCACCTCTTTGGATGAAATTGGTAGAGTAGGATGTACTAATGATTTAGGTGAGATTGTAGCTACTACCCAAGGAGGATGGGATGCATCACCTTATGAATATATGCTGGAATATGAAAGTACCGTGGGTAGTGGATTCACACCTCATTCAAATCCTGCGTATGCTGATTTTGCAAACAATGGAACCAATGACACCTTTACAGGTCTATCCAGTGGTAATTACCGAGTAACCGTACGGGACATTGAAGGATGTACCCATAGTAGAGAGATTGAATTAGTGGCTCTGCCTCCTATAGAGGTGGAAGCTATTATCACACGAGAATTGGAATGCCCTACGGGTAATGATGCTATAATCGTGGCTGTGGAGCCGGGAACAACAAATCCTGGGGCAATTGGTGGTGAACCTGGAGCAGGATACCAGTATCGATTATTGCACTTAGGAAGTAATGATAATACCGACATAGATTCTATGACCGGTTACCAAAATGACCCAGAATTTTCTGGTACTTCGGGTGTTATTCCTGGAGGTTGGTACGCTGTTGAAGTAGCATCTACATTAAATTGTGGGGTGGTATCAGCACCTATTCAAGTAATTCCGCCACCACCAATTAATCCGGCATTGATTCAGACTTCAGTTCCGGCCTGTGGTAACGCGGCGACTATGATGATCCGTGTAAATAATCCGCAAGGAGGAACGTACGAATACAGTGTAAATGGATCTGGTGGTCCTTGGACGCTTATTAGTGGAACAGATTCCAATGGGCTTCCGGTAGCAACTGGTATTCCAGGTACTATTGGTAACTCATATCGCTATGAGGTTCGTAAGGTGGGTAGTTTAAGTTCTTGTCTGGCAGTTAAGACCAACGGTATTACCATTACTGATGCAGAACCATTGAGTATAGATATAAACTCTCCTACTTTTGATGTTTCGTGTGCCTACGAAGTAGATGGTAGAATAGAAGGTATTGCTAATGGAGGTACGGGTATTTATGAATTCCGAATCTATAATTCTGACCCAGGTTCTGATGCTTTCGCAGCAGAAACGATGCCTACATACCAAAACCGTACAATGCAAGATTTTGGAACTTTTGAAAACCTAGATGCTGGTGATTACTGGATTTCTGTAATTAGCCGCGCTAATTGCGGGGTGGTTGAAGGTCCGTTTACCATAGACCCAGCCATACCGGTAAATATTGTTGAATCAAGCACGCCAACAACTTGTTATGGAGAGGATGATGGTACCATTACAATGGAGGTTACAAGTGCCACGGCAGGTTTAGTTCAGTTTGCCATAGAGCCTAATTTAAGTGAGTTCTTTAGTGATCCAGATAACCCAACTGTCTATACGTTTACGGATTTACCCGCTAATACGCCCAGCAACCCTACGTATACGGTATTGGCACAAGATGCAGAAGGTTGTCCGCAGACTTTTGAAATTACCGTAACCGAACCAGAAGAATTAGAAGTTACAGATTTCAGTACAACCCCTGAAACATGTATCGGTTTTGAAGATGGTACGGCACAAATTACAATAACCGGTGGTACGCCATTTGTAGACCCTACAACATTAGATGAGTATTATGAGACTCGTTTAGTTGGTCCTAATTCTGATGGAACCGAAGTGTTCTTAAGAAATGATAATTTATATTTTGATAACTTAATAGGGGGTGAAGGGTATATTGTTTTTGTACAAGATGCCAATGGGTGTAGTACAAATGTGTTTATTCCTATAGATATAGGAGTAGATTTAACAGCAGAACCTCTAGTTCAATACGGTTGTGAAGGTATATTCCCAAATAGTACGGCTTCGGTTCAAATGCAAGAAGAGAGTTTGATTCCTGAACTGTTGTTCGCATTGAATCCTATAGACCCAACAGATGCCATTACGGCTTTGGCCACAACCGAACGTTCATGGGGAGACTTACCTGCGGGAGACCATACGGTTTATATTTACCATGAAAACGGATGTACCAACTTTGTTGAGTTTACGATTGAGGCGTATGATCCTTTAACATTAGTGGCAGAGAAAACAGGTCCAAATGAAATTACAGCAACTGCGGAAGGTGGTTTTGGAGGTTATGAATTCTTCTTTGATGGACAGTCTTATGGAAGCGAAGGCTTGTATACCACTACCGAAAGTGGCGAGGTTGAAATTAGAGTAGTAGATCAGAATGGTTGTGTGGCAGTAGCTGTTATTCCGTTTGAATTTACTGGAATGTTAGAAATACCTAATTTCTTTACGCCTAACGGTGATAATGAAAATGATTTCTGGGCACCGGGTAACCGAGAGTTCTTCCCGGATATAGAAGTAATTATCTATGACCGTTATGGTAGAGTTGTTGCGGAGTTGGACCAGGTAAGCGAATGGGATGGTCTTTATGATGGTAAAGAGCTGCCAACTGGAGACTACTGGTATGTTGTGAACCAAAATGATGATAGGGATATACGCTACGTAGGACATTTTACACTCTATAGATAA
- a CDS encoding N-acetylmuramic acid 6-phosphate etherase, producing MQYSKITETPSNHNHLEKMDTTTLLQKMNEEDQKVADAVAAAIPQITKLVDGLAERFEKGGRLFYIGAGTSGRLGILDASEIPPTFGMPHTRVIGLIAGGDTAIRKAVENAEDDGVQAWKDMMEHNITDIDVVVGIAASGTTPYVLGGIAEAKKNGLLTAGITNNPGAPLAVAVDIPIELNVGPEFLTGSTRMKSGTSQKLALNMISTALMIKIGRVKGNKMVNMQLSNSKLVDRGARYVSEGLGIDYDKAEKLLKKHGSVKAAIDAGA from the coding sequence ATGCAGTATTCCAAAATAACCGAAACACCATCTAACCACAACCATTTAGAAAAGATGGATACCACTACCTTACTTCAAAAAATGAATGAAGAGGACCAAAAAGTGGCTGATGCCGTTGCTGCGGCAATTCCACAAATCACAAAATTGGTAGATGGGCTAGCGGAACGTTTTGAAAAAGGAGGTCGCTTATTTTATATTGGAGCAGGAACTAGTGGCAGATTGGGCATTTTGGACGCTTCTGAAATTCCGCCAACTTTTGGTATGCCACATACTAGGGTTATTGGCCTAATTGCCGGTGGTGATACTGCCATACGAAAAGCAGTTGAAAATGCAGAGGATGACGGTGTGCAAGCATGGAAAGATATGATGGAGCACAATATAACAGATATTGATGTGGTAGTTGGTATTGCTGCTTCCGGAACCACCCCTTATGTTTTAGGAGGTATTGCCGAAGCAAAGAAAAATGGACTTCTTACAGCTGGTATTACAAATAATCCAGGGGCTCCTTTGGCGGTTGCTGTAGATATTCCCATAGAATTAAATGTAGGTCCTGAATTCTTGACAGGAAGTACAAGAATGAAAAGTGGAACCTCTCAGAAATTGGCCTTAAACATGATTTCTACAGCCTTAATGATAAAGATAGGTAGGGTAAAAGGCAACAAGATGGTCAATATGCAGTTGAGCAATAGTAAATTGGTGGATAGGGGAGCGCGCTATGTTTCCGAAGGTTTAGGTATTGATTACGATAAAGCGGAGAAATTACTTAAAAAACATGGGTCTGTAAAAGCGGCTATTGATGCTGGTGCATAG
- a CDS encoding c-type cytochrome: protein MKLIFNTLVCLISMGCFAQAQESELAESMLRGSEIYADFCVTCHLEEGEGIASTFPPLAESDYLAQNRQASIHGVKYGQQGQMIVNGVTYNNIMPSMGLEDEEIADVMNYIMNSWGNSSDKIVTPEEVGAIKK, encoded by the coding sequence ATGAAACTTATTTTCAATACCCTAGTCTGCTTGATTTCAATGGGATGCTTCGCACAAGCACAAGAATCTGAGTTAGCAGAAAGTATGCTCAGAGGTAGTGAAATCTATGCCGATTTCTGTGTTACTTGTCATTTAGAAGAAGGAGAAGGTATAGCAAGCACATTTCCCCCTTTAGCAGAGTCCGATTATCTTGCTCAAAACCGACAAGCAAGTATACATGGTGTAAAATACGGTCAGCAAGGACAAATGATTGTAAACGGAGTCACCTATAACAATATCATGCCTTCGATGGGGCTTGAGGATGAAGAAATAGCGGACGTTATGAACTACATAATGAATTCATGGGGGAATTCTTCAGACAAAATAGTAACACCTGAAGAGGTAGGGGCTATAAAGAAGTAA